The window ACGTCCAGCTCGAACAGGCGGCCGGCGCGCACGTCATTGACGCCCGCAAAGCCCAGACCTTCGAGCGAGTGGTGGATCGCACGACCCTGAGGATCGAGGACGCCGGGCTTGAGGCTGACGTGGACGCGGATTTTCATCGCATGGCCTTTCGCATGATGCGCAAACTTTCAGAAGCGCAAACTTCGGACCGGATCGACATGATCCGACAGATTCGTTCAAGTGCGCCTATGACTCGCCACGCGCGCCGGGGCAAGACGCTCCTGCCCGTTCTTTCCCGTCTGAACGCATGATCGCCCTCGATTACCATCTTGCAGGCGTGGTTGACGCCCCTTCCCTGCTCGAGCACCTCGAACTTCGACAACAGGCAGGGACGATAATGTTCAGCGAAGAAGATCTGCAATCGGCCGTTGCGGCAGGCGTGATGGACGCCGGGACCGCACAGGCGTTTCGCGACCACGTTTCCGCACGGCCTGCGATTCCCGCCATGGCAGACGAGGAGAACATCCGCCTCGTCACCGGGTTCAACGACATTTTCGTCACGATTGCCTGCCTGCTCGTGATCTTCTCCGGCGTCTATGTCGGCGGTGGGGATCGTCTGTGGATCGGTGGTCTGGTGGTCGCCGTAGTCAGTTGGCTGATGGCCGAGATCTTCACCCGCAAGCGCCGCATGGCGCTGCCCTCGATCGTGGTGCTGGTCGCTTTCGTGGGCGGCCTCGGCATGTTCGTCTCCGGCCTTGCCATGCTGGCGCTGCCCGAACATCCCGTCACCGAAAGCTATACATACCAAGGCCATGTCAACAGCTGGACGCATTACGAGCGTTGGCCCTGGCAGATCTCGCTGATCGCCGCCGCCGGAGCAGTCGCCAGCATGATCGGCGCCATCGCCCACTGGAAGCGTTTCCGCGTGCCGATCACTGTTGCCGCAGGAACCGCGGCGCTGGCGCTGCTGCTGCTCGCACTGCTGGCATGGGCGACGGGGCTGGAACTGAAGACCAACCCGGTCCTCGCCCCGGCTGCGCTCGTCTGCGGGATCGCGGTATTCGCCTTCGCCATGCGCTGGGACCTGTCGGACCGGACGCGCGTGACCCAACGTGCGGACATCGCCTTCTGGCTCCACCTGCTGGCCGCCCCGCTGATCGCGCACCCGCTGTTCTACTGGCTGCATGTGCTCGACTACACCAACCTGTCGACGCTCAACGCGGTCGGAGTGCTCACCATCTACGCGCTGTTTGCGTTGATCGCGCTGATCGTGGACCGCCGGGCGCTGCTGGTCTCGGCGCTGCTCTATGTGCTGGTCGCGCTGAACAGCGTGTTACAGCATCTCCACGGTATCGAGATGAACCTCGCGATCTCCACACTGGCCATCGGCTGCACGCTGCTGGCGCTGTCGATCCTGTGGGCGCCGCTCCGCCGGATCGTGTTGAAGCCCCTGCCTGCATCGTGGCGCGACCGACTGCCGCCTGCAGGGTAACCGCCGAATGTTCTGGGAAGCACACCCATGGAAATCGGGATTTCTACGATCCCGTGCCATGAAAAGGGGATTTCGCGAACGCGCGAAATGGCCGCTTATCTGGCAGCATGCCGAGGCAGAGAACTGGCCGGCGATGCAGGCCTTAGGAGACGACCACGATTGGGCGCGAAAGACGGGCGCTGGATTCGTCGCCGAACAGGGCAAGGAGCGCCTGTTCCTGATCGACCGGGACTGGTTCGGATGGCCTGATCCACCTCAATGGGGGCTGGCTTCGGTTGATACAGTTACCGAAACGTGGAACTTGTGGGGCAATTTCTCGGATTTACCCGCCGCTTGGACTGTTCCCGATCCCTTGTACGGGCCGGAGCAGTCCTCGCCCTAATCCTCGACTACCTTCAGTAGCTTGCGCTCCAGAGGGCTTAGGACGTTGGCCAGCTCGTGGCCGCGCTTGAGGATCTGTCCGGCCTCGCCGAACAGCGTCCACATGCCCTGCTTGCCGCGCAGGGCCGGGCGCTTTTCCACGCGGGCCTGCGGACGCTCGGCGGCGCGGCGAAAGGCCGAAAAGTGGGCCGCATCCTTGTCGAAATCCATCGCATAGTCGCGCCACAGACCGGCGGCGACCATACGGCCATAGAGATCGAGAATACGCTGGAGTTCCATGCGATCGAAACCGATCTGCAAGGGTACGCGCGGCGGAAAGGGAACGACGCTGGCGCTAGGTCCTGCGGGGCCGGAAACCATCGACCTCAGGCGTTCTTGTGGACGAGTTGCTCGACCGGCACGGCCTCGGCCTGCTCAAGGGCACGCTCGCTGACCAGCGCCTCTACTTGACGGCGCAGCGCCTCGACCTGCTCTTCCAGTTCGTCAACGCGCTGGTTCGGTGCAGGCTCGCACGGCTCCTTGCAGGGCGTGCCGTAAGGCATGAATTCGCGCGCATAGGTTTCTGCGGCAACGAGCGTGGAGCGCGCCTTGACGCCGATCATCGTGGCGCCTTCGGGCACGTTCTCGGTCACGACCGCGCTGGCGCCGATGCGCGCGCGGCGACCGATGGTGACAGGGCCGATGATCTGCGCGCCCGAACCGACGATCACGTTGTCCTCCAGCGTCGGGTGGCGCTTGCCGCCCTTGCCGTTGGTGGGGTTCGAGCCGCCCAGCGTCACGCACTGGTAGATCGTGACGTTATCGCCGATATGCGCCGTCTCACCGATTACGGTAAAACCGTGATCGATGAAGAAGTTACGCCCAATCGTCGCGCCAGGATGAATGTCGATCGCGGTCATAAAGCGCGAGAAGTGGTTCACCGCGCGGGCAGCGAAGAACAGGTCTGCCAGAAACAAGCGGTGCGCGATCTTGTGGAAGAACAGCGCCCACACGCCCGGATAGAGCAGCACTTCCCAACGCGAACGCGGCGCGGGATCGCGCGCGACGACGGAGTCGAGATAGCGGGTCAGATTACCGAACATGGCGCAAGACTCCCATCAAACCATCATTTTGGCAAGCCCGAGCCGGAATCGGCTGAACGAGCACACGGCCCTCATGCCGCCGGTTCATCCCTGCCCCCGCACTTCAGCCAGCGCGTCGCGCAGGATCGATTGTGTGGGCGGCTGCTTGCGCTCCAGACTGAGCCGGTCGATCACCTCGACAAGCTGCCTGGCGCCCAGATGGCTACGCTCGGCCCGTCCTGCAAGGTAGGCGGTAGAGGCATGATCGAGCGCGAGGCCGCGCGCTTCGGCGTGGACCTCGATCAGATCGGCCAGCATCTCGTCGTCGGGCGCGCCGATCTGGAGTTGCAGCGCCGCGCCGAGACGCGAGCGCAAGTCCGGCAGCTTGACGTTCCAGTGGCCCTCGCCCGCACCGTAAAGCTCGGCCGAAACGATCAGCAGCGGACGTCCGCTTTCCTGCGCACGGTTCCACGCATGGAACACCGCATCTTCGGGAACATCGGGCGCATCGTCGATGGCATCGCCCTGCCCGCTCTCGACGAACCAGCGCGCCAGCAGCGACTTGCCCGAGGCGACCGGGCCGCTGAGCATCGCCGTACGGAACGGCCAATGCTCGGCCCGCATCATCGAATCGACCGCCTCGATATTGGCGGCACCCACGACGATGCGCGTCGGCTGGTCGGCCCCGGTGGGCAGCGGAAGGGGTATCTGTCGCATGACGAAGAGGAAACGCCGGAAATAGCCTTGCGGTGCCCTAGCGCGAGATGCGCAGGATACCGCCGCTTCCGGCGACCTTCCAACCACGCGCGCGAAGGCCAGCGGCAATACGCTCCTCGCCGCCTTCTGCGGTCACGCGCATCACCGAAGTGCCGCCCATAGCAAGGCTGCTCATCGTGGCCGACTGCACGCCCTGCACGCCGCGAACGGCAGACAGCGCGGCATCGACCGCGCCCGCGTCCGGCGAAGGGAACTGGACCGAGACAGTCGCGGTCGGCACGGAAATCGTCACTTCGGGCGTGATGACCGGTGGCGCAGAAGGCGTGATCGCAATCGGCGGCGCGGTCATATCACCGCCCACCGCCGCACTGCCGCCCGGCATCAGCTTGGTCTTGAGTTCGGCGAAGGCCTTGTCGAGCGCCAGCGTGCTGCTCATCAGCGTGGGATCGGGGCGCAAGCGGCCGTCGATCAGCGCCTGACGATAGATACCGTCGATGCGCGAAACGGCCTGCGCCAGCATGGCGGGCAGCGCATCATCGTCCAGCGCGGTCATCTCGAAGCTGCCAAGACTGGTATCGTCCGGGCCGAAGCGCGCCGTGAACGTGCCGTGGACCGGGCCACCCGGCCACTCGCGCGTCAGGTGCGCGACCGGGATCACCACGTCGGCGGCGGAAAACTGATCGAGCACGGTGCGCCACCACAGGCGACTGCGCCGCCCGGACTGTCCTGCCGTCAGGATCAGCGATTCGCCACCCGAACCGACCGGACGGACATAGTCCACCGGGCTCTGCGAGGTCTGGAACTCGGCCCAGGCGCGCTGCCATGCGCCGCGCACCTCGAAGACCTGCCGCACGCCGCCCGAATCGAGCACCGGCAACACCAGCATCGGGGCCGAGCGCGAGACCGGCCCGCTGGAGCCGACGAACTGCCCGGCCTTGGCCTTGTCGAAGATCACGCCCAGCGTTGCGATATAACGATGCGGGCCGACCTGCTCCTGCTGGATGACCACCGAGGAAACCATGGCATCGATCGATTCGACCGGCATCGCCGGGCCGCCGATCTGCTTCCAGGCGAGCTGTTCAGCCTGTTTCCATCCGGCCTGACGCGCGTCTTCGCCGGTCTTGCCGGTGACGTCTACCTTGATGTTGTTGACCTGAATGTCTTCGGAATTGGCCAGCGGCGCGATCCCGCGATCGCCCTCGATCTGCGCAAGGAGCTGCGAGCCCCCCACGACACCGAGCGCCAATACGCCCGCACCGCCCAGCGCCAGCGCGACTCCGCGTCCGCTGCCGAAGCGCTTGCGGGAAGCGCCCGCTCCGTTGCGACCAAGCCGCCGGAATGTCCTGTAAAAGGTGTCTGCCATGTGCAATCCGGCTGGCCTTGTGGCCGATGCCCGGAGAATTTCCAAGCCGGAATTGTCCACGCTATCCACACCCCAACACTTCGGCGCAAGGCAGCCCTTTTCCTCCAACCAGTTCAATATTACCGCACAAGCCTCATTTATCCGGTTCGTCTTGATCCGCGCCCCAATGCAGCTTATGCGCGCGCCATGTCAGACGAAGCCCCCGCAAAGAGCTATTCCTACGAGCAGGCCGGCGTGTCGATCGCTGCCGGCAACGCGCTGGTCAAGGCCATCGGTCCGCTCGCCAAGTCCACCGCGCGCCCTGGCGCCGATGCCGAACTCGGCGGTTTCGGAGGCTTCTTCGATCCCCGCGCGGCCGGTTACAAGGACCCGCTGCTGGTCGCCGCGAACGACGGTGTGGGCACCAAGGTCAAGCTCGCGATCGACTTCGATCGCCACGATCACATCGGCATCGACCTTGTCGCCATGTGCGTGAACGACCTTATCGTGCAGGGCGCAGAGCCGCTGTTCTTCCTCGACTATTTCGCCACCGGCAAGCTGGAGAACGGCGTCGCCACGCGCGTCGTCGCGGGTATTGCCGAGGGCTGCAAGATTTCCGGCTGCGCGCTGATCGGTGGCGAGACTGCCGAGATGCCGGGCATGTATGCCGCTGGCGACTATGATCTTGCCGGTTTCTGCGTCGGCGCGGTCGAGCGCGGCGAGCAGTTGACCGGTGACAAGGTGGCCGCAGGCGACGTGCTGCTGGGCCTTGCCTCCTCGGGCGTACACTCGAACGGCTACTCGCTGGTGCGCCGTCTTGCCGAGGACAAGGGCTGGAAGCTAGACCGCCCGGCCCTGTTCGATCAGGACGTGCTGCTGATCGACGCACTGATCGCGCCCACGCGCATCTATGTGAAGAGCCTGCTGCCGCTGGTCCGCTCGGGCCGCATCCATGCCCTCGCCCACATTACCGGCGGCGGCCTGCTGGAGAACATCCCGCGCGTCCTGCCCGAAGGCCTTCGGGCGCATGTCGATGTCGACAGCTGGGAGCAGCCGCGCCTGATGGCGTTCCTGCAGGCGCAGGGCAACATCGAGCCGGCAGAGATGGCCCGCACCTTCAACTGCGGCATCGGCATGGTGCTGGCCGTTTCGGCCGACGAAGTGGCCGGCGTTACCGAAGCGCTTGAAGCGGCGGGCGAGACCGTCCATCGCATCGGCGAGATCCGCGAAGGCCAGCGCGGCTGCACGGTGACGGGCAGCGCGGCAGTCTGGAGCGCACGCGCCGCCTGGGAAGCCGGGCACGACGCATAAGGCCTTACGGCTTCTTTCCGGGCCTGAAATTCAGCGGCGCCGGACCTTGATCACGATCAGGGTCCGGCGCCGTTTTGCATGGGGAACGCGATGAGCTTGCGCCAGCGGCTCAATCCGGCGGCGCGGAAGCGGGGTCTTCAGCCTCGCTCTCACGCGAGTGGCGGCGGGGAATGCCTTCGATATCCTCGCCCAGCGTGTCGCGCAGATAGAACTCGCGCACCGCCACGAAGGCAACGATCAGAAGTGCCCCTGCGAAGAACACCCCGTAAGGTCCGAAGACGAGGCCAACGCCCAGAATCGTGAACAGCGTCAGCGCAGGCGGGATCGAGACAACCTGCCGGTTGACCACCGGCGTCAGCGCCCAGCCCTCGATCACCCTTACTGCCAGATAGGCGACCAGCGTGCGCCACAGCACATCGCCGCCCGCCGCAGCGGCAAGGCCTATCGCGGGGAGCATGGCGATGGCCGGGCCGACATAGGGCACGAACTCGCTGAGCCTCCGAGCAGCCCCAGCGAGGCCCACGATTCGAGCCCTGCGAACCACAGCGATCCGCCGATCACCACCGCCATGAACGTCATCGAGATCAGCTTGGCCTTGAGCCAGAGCCGCAGCGCGCCCGCGATCTGATCAAGCGCCCGCTCCATCGTCTCGCGCGCAGGCTTTGGCGTCATCAGCACGATGCCGCGCCGATACGGCCCCGGATTGCCTGCGATGAACAGCGCGCCGACGATCACGATCACGAAATTGAGCATGACCTCGCCCGCGCCGGTCACAAGGTCGCTCAGGCGCGTGGCGATGGTGCTGCCGCCGGTCGCGACGCGGAAGGCCTGCACCACGGCGGCGCCCACCGGACTGACCGACAAGCCATCCTCGATCTTCGCAATCGTGCCCGGCAGATTACCCAGCATGCCCGCCAATTCGCTACCGAACTGGACGGTCAGCAGGTAGCCGATGGCGCCGAACAGCGCGAGGACCATCAGGGTGCCGAAGCCCAGCGCAAGCGGCCAGTTCTTCAGACCCAGCCGTTGCAGCAGCCGCGCGGCGCTGCGGAACATGACCGCGCCCAGCACCGAGCCGAACGCCAGCAGTAGCAGGTTGCCCGCTCGCCACAGCAGCGCCAGCGCGAGGACGACAAGTACCAGCCAGCCGAGCCTTCGCAGGAACGGCAGGTCTTCCTCGCGCGGGCGAACGGCGCGCGCATCAGCGATGCGCCTCCAAGGCGGTCAACCGTGCGGCAGGAGTTGCCCGGCGCGGCGGGAACGCATAGGGAGCCCGGATTGCGGAAGCGCGGTGTGCGCGGCTGGATCGGAGGAAACGCATCGCCATGGCAAACGTACGGGTAACGGTGCTGTTCCGTGTCTGCAATCCGATAAGCTGCAGCGCAACAGGCTGTGAGGTGATCGCATGAGCCGCGCGAAAGTCGCCGTGCTGATTTCGGGCAGCGGCACCAACATGGCCGCCCTGCTCTATGCCAGCCGCGCAGAAGATTGCCCCTACGAAATCGGGCTGGTCGCCAGCAACAAGGCCGATGCCGGTGGCCTTGCGCTGGCAGCGGCGGAGGGCGTGGCAACCTTCGCGCTCAGCCACAAAGGCATGAGCCGCGCCGATCATGACATGGCGATGGACGCCGCGATCCGCGAAAGCGGCGCGCAGTGGGTGGCGCTGGCCGGATACATGCGCATCCTCACCCCCGAATTCGTCGCCGGGTGGGAGGGCCGCATGGTCAACATCCACCCTCGCTGCTGCCCAAGTACACCGGCCTGCACACCCACGAGCGCGCCATCGAGGCGGGCGACAGCCACGGCGGCGTCACCGTCCACCTCGTCACGGCGGAACTCGACGATGGCCCGGCCCTGGGCCAGACCCCGGTCGCGATCCTGCCCGGCGACACGCCGGACAGCCTCGCAGGCCGCGTGCTGATCGCCGAGCACCAGCTCTATTCGCGCTGCCTTGCCCACCTCGTCACGCGCGAGAGCAGCGTGGAATGGCTGCTGGAGCGCGTGCGCGACCTTGCGATGGCCATGCCGGAGGCGGAGGAAACCGTCAGCCACGGCATGGCCTGCTTCGGCATCGTCAAAGGCAAGAAGTTCGCCTGGTTCAGCGCAGATCATCACGGAGACGGGCGCAAGGCGCTGCTCGTCAAGATCGACGGCGTGGACGAGCAGGCGATGCTGATCGAACAGGACGAGGCGCGCTATTTCCGCCCCGCCTATTTCGGCGACGGCTGGATCGGCATTTGCCTCGATCTGGACGATACCGACTGGGAAGACATCGCTGCGCGCATCGCCCGGTCATGGCGCTCGGTGGCACCAAAGAAGCTCACCGCGCGGCTCGACGCCGCCGACGCGTTCTGAGACTTCGCCGCTGCCTTACTCGACCAGCGTGAGCCCGCCATCCACGGTCAAGGTCTGGCCGGTGATGAAGGTGCAGCGCATCAGAAACAGATAGGCCTCGGCGATTTCCGGAACCTGCGCCACGCGGCCAAGCGGAATGCGCGAGGCGAAACTGGCGCGAATGTCCTCTACCTGCTCCGGCGCCATGTCGCGCCACAGCGGCGTAGGCGTCCAGGTCGGCGCGACGGCATTGGCGCGGATGTTCCGCCCTGCCAGTTCCACGCCCAGTCCCCGCACCAGCGCGGCGATGCCGATATTGCCCAGATAAGCACCCGAGGCATTGTCGGGCCGCCCGCCCGAGCCGCCGGTGAAAGTCATGCTGCCGCCATCGTTGATGTACGGCGCGGTGGCGCGGGCGATGGTCATCGCTGCAAAGACCTTGCCTTCGACGGTCTCGCGGATGTCCTTCACCTCTGCGCTCAGAAATCCACCGCCCATCGCCCCGCCCACTGTCGAGACAAGATGGTCGACCGGCCCATGCCGTACAAGGAACGCCTCCAGCGCCGCGCTCTCGGTGGCATCGAGCGCCGCACCCTGCGCGCCGACACCCTCGGCCCGGAAGCGTTGCAGCACCTCGCCGACTTTCGCCTCGTTTCGACCGACGAGGAGCAGCCTTGCCTCCTCGCCCGCTGCCTGATGCGCCACTTCGAGGCCAAAGCCCGAGGTGCCGCCGATGATCAGAACCACCTTGTCCTTCAGTGCGCCGCTCATGCCGCTGCTCCCGCGAAGGCGGCGAGCACGGCCTGCGCCATCGCTTCGTCTTCCTCTCCGGCGGCGCCGCTGACACCGATCGCGCCCAGCACGTCGCCATCGATCGTAACCGGAACCCCACCGCTGAGCGGCACCGCCCCCGGAACAGAGAGCATCGAGGCTTTGCCTGCATCGATCATGCCCTCGAACAGATGAAGCGGCTTGCGAAACAGCGCCGAGGTCCGCGCCTTGCCGATGGCAACCTCGATCGCGACCGGAACCGCACCGTCCATGCGGCGGAACGCCAGCAGTTGCCCCGCGATATCGACCACCGCGATGCAGATCCGGTGGCCGCGTGCAGAGGCTTCGGCAATCGCGAGATCCGCCAGCCGGTCAGCGGCAGCCAGCGGCAGTGTGTCGAGCGTGGTGCGATAGCTCATCGCGCGGCACCTCGCGTGGCGAGCGATGGGGAAACGAAGATCATCGGCAGAGCATCCTTGCAGCAGCTTCCATCGGGCGAGTGCCCTTGCCGACAAATTTAAATACTGATTGGTATCTGTCTAGCGCGCAAACGCGCAACCACCCCCGCGTTTCGGGCAAGCATCAGCGTTGAAAGCGCTCCGCAACACCAAAAAAGGCCGCCCCTTGCGGGACGGCCTTTCGTGTTTTCCAACCGGAAAGGTCAGGCTGTAGCGGTCGCATTTTCCGAGTCATCAGGTGTTTCCACCTGATTAGAAAATGCTCTGAAATCAGCCGACGATC of the Novosphingobium sp. 9 genome contains:
- the purS gene encoding phosphoribosylformylglycinamidine synthase subunit PurS, producing the protein MKIRVHVSLKPGVLDPQGRAIHHSLEGLGFAGVNDVRAGRLFELDVAESVTDEALDDMCRKLLANMVIENYRIEKVAA
- a CDS encoding DUF2794 domain-containing protein, translated to MVSGPAGPSASVVPFPPRVPLQIGFDRMELQRILDLYGRMVAAGLWRDYAMDFDKDAAHFSAFRRAAERPQARVEKRPALRGKQGMWTLFGEAGQILKRGHELANVLSPLERKLLKVVED
- the epsC gene encoding serine O-acetyltransferase EpsC; this encodes MFGNLTRYLDSVVARDPAPRSRWEVLLYPGVWALFFHKIAHRLFLADLFFAARAVNHFSRFMTAIDIHPGATIGRNFFIDHGFTVIGETAHIGDNVTIYQCVTLGGSNPTNGKGGKRHPTLEDNVIVGSGAQIIGPVTIGRRARIGASAVVTENVPEGATMIGVKARSTLVAAETYAREFMPYGTPCKEPCEPAPNQRVDELEEQVEALRRQVEALVSERALEQAEAVPVEQLVHKNA
- a CDS encoding ATPase, whose protein sequence is MRQIPLPLPTGADQPTRIVVGAANIEAVDSMMRAEHWPFRTAMLSGPVASGKSLLARWFVESGQGDAIDDAPDVPEDAVFHAWNRAQESGRPLLIVSAELYGAGEGHWNVKLPDLRSRLGAALQLQIGAPDDEMLADLIEVHAEARGLALDHASTAYLAGRAERSHLGARQLVEVIDRLSLERKQPPTQSILRDALAEVRGQG
- a CDS encoding heavy-metal-associated domain-containing protein; this encodes MADTFYRTFRRLGRNGAGASRKRFGSGRGVALALGGAGVLALGVVGGSQLLAQIEGDRGIAPLANSEDIQVNNIKVDVTGKTGEDARQAGWKQAEQLAWKQIGGPAMPVESIDAMVSSVVIQQEQVGPHRYIATLGVIFDKAKAGQFVGSSGPVSRSAPMLVLPVLDSGGVRQVFEVRGAWQRAWAEFQTSQSPVDYVRPVGSGGESLILTAGQSGRRSRLWWRTVLDQFSAADVVIPVAHLTREWPGGPVHGTFTARFGPDDTSLGSFEMTALDDDALPAMLAQAVSRIDGIYRQALIDGRLRPDPTLMSSTLALDKAFAELKTKLMPGGSAAVGGDMTAPPIAITPSAPPVITPEVTISVPTATVSVQFPSPDAGAVDAALSAVRGVQGVQSATMSSLAMGGTSVMRVTAEGGEERIAAGLRARGWKVAGSGGILRISR
- the purM gene encoding phosphoribosylformylglycinamidine cyclo-ligase, which translates into the protein MSDEAPAKSYSYEQAGVSIAAGNALVKAIGPLAKSTARPGADAELGGFGGFFDPRAAGYKDPLLVAANDGVGTKVKLAIDFDRHDHIGIDLVAMCVNDLIVQGAEPLFFLDYFATGKLENGVATRVVAGIAEGCKISGCALIGGETAEMPGMYAAGDYDLAGFCVGAVERGEQLTGDKVAAGDVLLGLASSGVHSNGYSLVRRLAEDKGWKLDRPALFDQDVLLIDALIAPTRIYVKSLLPLVRSGRIHALAHITGGGLLENIPRVLPEGLRAHVDVDSWEQPRLMAFLQAQGNIEPAEMARTFNCGIGMVLAVSADEVAGVTEALEAAGETVHRIGEIREGQRGCTVTGSAAVWSARAAWEAGHDA
- a CDS encoding SDR family NAD(P)-dependent oxidoreductase, translated to MSGALKDKVVLIIGGTSGFGLEVAHQAAGEEARLLLVGRNEAKVGEVLQRFRAEGVGAQGAALDATESAALEAFLVRHGPVDHLVSTVGGAMGGGFLSAEVKDIRETVEGKVFAAMTIARATAPYINDGGSMTFTGGSGGRPDNASGAYLGNIGIAALVRGLGVELAGRNIRANAVAPTWTPTPLWRDMAPEQVEDIRASFASRIPLGRVAQVPEIAEAYLFLMRCTFITGQTLTVDGGLTLVE
- a CDS encoding GlcG/HbpS family heme-binding protein, with the translated sequence MSYRTTLDTLPLAAADRLADLAIAEASARGHRICIAVVDIAGQLLAFRRMDGAVPVAIEVAIGKARTSALFRKPLHLFEGMIDAGKASMLSVPGAVPLSGGVPVTIDGDVLGAIGVSGAAGEEDEAMAQAVLAAFAGAAA